From the Pseudarthrobacter sp. MM222 genome, one window contains:
- a CDS encoding DUF1684 domain-containing protein, with product MSTTHQDPDAQLARWQRFRNSRNTALASEHGWLTLTSFQWLEREPSAVDLAPGLWSTDGTTAFLTADAAAGLALVAGGEAVDGTITARLSDEESLMWVQYGGEDGRQVVVELAMRAGKYALRTRDSRSPVFTEFDGVPTFDYRPDLVVEATFLPYPEPVDVPIGTVNPLVDGVHRSVGELVFRLPGKDHECHLQAEEEKLGALTVTFHDETNGESTDEWRKVSTTRPRPDGTVILDFNRAINYPSAFTPYGTCPMPVKNNSLDYRIEAGEKEPGLF from the coding sequence GTGAGCACGACGCACCAAGATCCCGACGCCCAGCTCGCCCGCTGGCAGCGCTTCCGGAACAGCCGCAACACCGCACTCGCAAGCGAGCACGGCTGGCTCACGCTCACCTCATTCCAGTGGCTGGAGCGCGAGCCGTCCGCCGTCGACCTTGCACCCGGGCTGTGGTCCACGGACGGCACGACGGCGTTCCTCACCGCGGACGCCGCAGCGGGACTGGCGCTTGTGGCCGGCGGCGAGGCCGTTGACGGCACCATCACCGCACGCCTCTCCGATGAGGAGTCGCTGATGTGGGTCCAGTACGGCGGCGAGGACGGCCGGCAGGTGGTGGTGGAACTGGCCATGCGGGCCGGTAAGTACGCCCTCCGCACCCGGGACTCCCGGTCACCCGTGTTCACCGAGTTCGACGGCGTACCCACCTTCGATTACCGCCCGGACCTCGTGGTCGAGGCGACGTTCCTCCCTTATCCGGAACCCGTGGACGTCCCGATCGGAACCGTCAACCCGCTGGTGGACGGCGTGCACCGCTCGGTGGGGGAGCTGGTGTTCCGGCTGCCGGGCAAGGACCACGAGTGCCATCTGCAGGCCGAAGAGGAGAAGCTCGGCGCCCTCACCGTCACATTCCACGACGAGACCAACGGAGAAAGTACCGACGAATGGCGGAAAGTCTCCACCACCAGGCCCCGACCTGACGGGACAGTGATCCTGGACTTCAACCGTGCCATCAACTACCCCAGCGCCTTCACCCCGTACGGCACCTGCCCCATGCCGGTGAAGAACAACAGCCTCGATTACCGGATCGAGGCCGGGGAGAAGGAGCCCGGGCTCTTCTAG